AATCTGGACAGATCACCGGGTCACGGTGCTGATGATTACCCATGACATTGACGAGGCGCTGCTGCTGAGCGATCGCATCGTCATGATGACCAACGGCCCCGCCGCCAAGGTCGGCGAAATCCTCGACATTCCCTTTGCCCGTCCCCGCAACCGCAGCCGCGTCATGGAAGACCCCCGCTATTACGAACTGCGGAACGAAGCGCTGGACTTTCTGTATCACCGCTATGCCCATGATGACGTGGGCTGAGTTTGAGGGAGAGAGGGCACTCCGGTTCCCCCCTTACTAAGGGGGGCTAGGGGGGATCAAGACTCCTGCATCTAATTCGATCCCCCTAAATCCCCCTTAAAAAGGGGACTTTGAGGAGTCTGGTTCCCCCCTTAGTAAGGGGGGCTAGGGGGGATCAAGACTCCTGCATCTAATCCGATCCCCCTAAATCCCCCTTAAAAAGGGGGACTTTGAGGAGTCTGGTTCCCCCCTTGCTAAGGGGGGCTAGGGGGGATCAAGACTCCTGCATCTAATTCGATCCCCCTAAATCCCCCTTCAAAAGGGAGACTTTGAGCAGGGCGATAGCAAAGGGTTAACCAAGTGAAGGATGAAACTCAAATTAAAACCCTGTGCCCCTACTGCGGCGTGGGCTGTGGGCTAGAGGTCGTGCCGTCGCAGGGCAAGGGGGCGTGGCAGGTGCGGGGCGATCGCGCTCATCCGTCGAGCCAGGGGATGGTATGCGTCAAGGGTGCGACGGTGGCAGAGTCGATTAGCAAGGATCGGCTGCTCCATCCGATGTGGCGCGAGTCGCTAGAGCAAAACTTTCGGCAAATTAGCTGGGAGGAGGCGCTGGACAAACTGTGCGATCGCCTCCAGACGGTTCTGGCGAGCCAGGGGCCCGACGGCATCTGCATGTATGGCTCTGGCCAATTCGTCACCGAAGATTACTACACCGCCCAAAAGCTGATGAAGGGCTGTTTGGGGACGAATAACTTTGACGCAAACTCGCGGTTATGTATGTCCTCTGCTGTGTCGGGTTACGTACAGAGCTTTGGGGCAGACGGGCCGCCCTGCTGCTATGAGGATTTGGAGCAAACGGACTGCGCGGTGATCGTCGGCAGCAACATGGCCGAGTGCCACCCGATCGCCTTCAACCGATTGCGGAAGTATCACAAAAAAACGCCCCACGTCCGCCTGATCGTGGTCGATCCGCGCCGCACCCAGACTGCCGACGCAGCCGACCTGCACCTGGCCCTCCGCCCCGGTACAGATATTGACCTATTCAATGGCATCGCCTACCTGCTGATGCAGTGGGGCTTCGAGCAGGCGGCGTTTATCCAGCAGCACACCAGCGGCTATGCCGACTACGCCGAGGTGGTGCGTCACTACTCGCCTGACGTGGTAAGCGATCGCTGCGGCATCTCTATCTCTGACCTGGAAACTGCCGCCCGCTGGTGGGGCAAGTCGGGGCGGGTGCTGTCGCTGTGGTCGATGGGATTGAACCAGTCGAGCGAGGGCACGGCCAAGGTTCGTAGCCTGATCGACCTGCACCTGCTCACCGGGCAAATCGGCAAACCGGGCGCGGGCCCGTTTTCCCTGACGGGCCAGCCCAACGCAATGGGCGGCCGCGAGGCGGGCGGCCTGTCGCACCTGCTGCCCGGCTATCGATTTGTGGCCAATCCCCAGCATCGCGCTGAGGTCGAACACGCCTGGAATCTGCCAGCGGGACAAATTTCGCCCAACCCCGGACGCACCGTGTGGGACATGATTCGCGGGCTGGAGGCGGGGGAGGTGGGTCTGTTCTGGATTGCGGCGACGAATCCGGCTGTGAGCCTGCCCGATTTGGTGCGAGTAAAGGCGGCCCTGGGGCGATCGCCCTTTACGGTCTATCAAGAAGCCTACTTCCCCACCGAAACTGCCGAATTTGCCCATCTGCTGCTGCCTGCGACACAGTGGAGCGAAAAGAGCGGCACGATGACCAACTCGGAGCGCATGGTCACGCTGGCTAAAGCTTTCCAGCCTGCCCCCGGTGAAGCCCGCGCCGACTGGGAAATTTTCTGCGAAGTCGGCCGCCGCCTTGGGTTTGCCGCCCAGTTCCCCTTCCAAACCGCCGCTGAAGTTCATGCCGAATTTGTGAAGCTCACCCAGGGCCGCCCCTGCGACATGAGCGGCATCAGCCATGCGCGGCTAGAGCAGGAGGGCCCCTTGCAGTGGCCACTGCCCAGCGGTGAGAATCCTGAATCGCAGACCCAGCCTGCCAAGCGCCTCTACACCAACCTGCAATTTCCCACGCCCGATGGCCGGGCCCGCTTTAGCGCCTCTCACTCGCGGGGGCTAGCAGAACCCCCCGACCCCGACTTTCCGCTGGTGCTGACGACGGGACGGCTGTATGGCCACTGGCACACCCAGACCCGCACCGGACGCACCGAAAAGATTACGCAAATGTACCCCAACCCGTTTATCGAAATTCACCCCCGCGATGCGGAGCCGCTGGGTATTGTCGAGGGAGATGTGGTAGAAGTGCGATCGCGCCGGGGTTGGGCCCGCTTTCCCGCTAAAGTCACTCGGGCGATCGCCCCTGGAACCGTCTTCGTACCCATGCACTGGGGCGCTCTCTGGGCCGACCATGCCGAAGCCAACGCCCTCACCCATCCCACAGCCTGCCCCGACTCGAAGCAGCCGGAACTGAAGGCCTGCGCGGTGAAACTGTTGCCAATTCGGGTAGAAACGCCCGTGCGCGAGGAGTTGGGCGTGGTGGGGTAGGGGAGAAGGGAGAAGGAAGAAGGAAGAACGAAGAAAAATCCAAAATCTAAAATCTAAAATCTAAAATCGATACAAGACCCTTCCATAGGCTGGCCGTGGGCTGGCTGGATAAACAGGCGCTATGGCAGATGATCAGGTGCTGCGGCAAACTCTGGTGCGGCTGGATGGGCTGGGCTACAAGGCTTATAAAGAGATTCAGGGCAGCTATCGGTTTCCGGGCTTTACGCTGCATATTGACTTTGTACAGGGCGATCCGTTTGCGGCTCCTAGTCGGCTGCGGGTCGTCGTGCCCCAGGCGGAGGCGGGTTTCCCAACAGAAACGTTCCACTCGCGCAGCCGGGAAATCGCCCTGCGGGATTACCTAACGCGGCAGTTTGGCAAGGCAGCGGCGGCGGTGCGCGAAAAGCGGGGCAGCGGCAACAGCGGCCTGATGGCGATCGCCCCGACCAGTCAATACATCCTAGAGCGATCGGCCCTGTGGGTGTCGGAGGCGGTGGTCGAAGCGCGATTTTGGGTGGGGCTGCCCGCACGGGGACGGCAAATCTTGGGGCGCACGGCGGCGGATCTGTTGTGCGACGACCTGCCGCTAATTGTGGGGCGATCGCTCTTTTACTCGGCTTTGAACCCGACTGAACTCCAGCAGCATTTGACCGTGGCAGAAGACACCGACTGGCTGCGCGACCAGTTGGCAGCGCGAGGGCTGGTGGCCTTCGTGCCCGATGGAGCGCTCTTGCCCAGACAGAGCGGCGTAGACGAGCGCCCGCTTCAAGACTCCAGCGCTGTGCGATTTCGCTCGCCTGCGTCGCTGCGGGTGGAGTTCCATCGGCCCAACCAGGGCAGTATCTCTGGCATGGGCATTCCCAAAGGCATCACGCTCATCGTCGGCGGCGGCTACCACGGCAAATCCACCCTGCTCAGGGCGATCGCCCTCGGCATCTACACCGCCATTCCCGGCGACGGACGCGAACATCTGGTGACCGACGCAGCCGCCGTGAAGATTCGCGCCGAGGACGGCCGCAGCATCACGGGCGTAGACATTTCGCCCTTTATCAACCACCTGCCCCAGGGCCGCTCGACGACGCGCTTTAGCACCGAAAACGCCAGCGGCAGCACCTCCCAAGCAGCCAGCATTATAGAAGCGCTGGAGGCGGGGGCGCGGCTGCTGCTGGTAGACGAAGACACCTCCGCTACGAACTTTATGATCCGCGATCGCCGGATGCAAGCCCTCGTCGCCAAAGACAAAGAGCCAATCACGCCCTTGATCGACAAAATCCGCCAGCTTTATCGGGATTACGACCTGTCCACGATCCTCGTCATGGGCGGCAGCGGCGACTATTTCGACGTGGCGGATACCGTCATCGCCATGACCGACTATCAGCCCCAGGACGTGACCCAACAGGCCAGGGCGATCGCCGCTCAGTTTGCCACTCAACGCAGGGCTGAAGGGGGCGATCGCTTTGGTTCGCTCACCCCTCGCGTTCCCCTCCCCAAGCGCCTCGACTCGCCCGAAAAGCAAGGGGAACAATCCTGGCACGGCGGCCGCCGGGGGGATACTCGCCCGGTGGAGGGCGATCGCCCAGGACGCGGCCCCAAGCTGAAGGCACGAGACATTGACGAACTAGTGTTTGGCTCGGAAACCGTAGATTTGTCCGCCATAGAGCAACTAGTGGAAGTAGGACAGGTGCGAACCATTGGCGCGGCGATCGCCTATTTACAGCAGCACTACCTCGACGGTCGCCGCACGCTGCCCGATCTTCTGAACCAGATTACACCCCAGCTTGCCACCAACCGCATAGACGAACTGACGACTTATCGCCAGGGGGATCTGGTTGCGGTTCGACCTTTGGAACTTGCCGCAGCTTTGAATCGTCTGCGATCTCTGAGCTTGCGGTAAAAACAGGAAATTTCCAAGAAAATTTTGGCTAACAAGCGCTTCTGGTGCGGTTCACCGCCTGCAATCGTCTTTCGGCAGCGAAATACGCGCTGATTCATCGACCCAAAACCAGGGACATCGGCCCATTTCTCTCTACACCCCCAGCATGAAATCTATGTAATTGACATCTTCGGAGCCAGTCGCCGTGATACCTTAATGAAGGCGACGGTATCCTACGCCGCAGTTTTCAAAGCAGTTTTCAAAAGACTGACTCGATGAACTGATAACGTCCTACCTCTGAATGCAAATCCTGACGGCCTGACAGGTTTGTCCTCGACAGGTTTGTCGATATGCCGAAGGAACTTGCCTACTAAATACTCGCCTAAAGCGTTTCCATCAGACTTTAATAAACCACAGCCTGCTCTGGAAACTAGCCTGCTCTGGGGACATTGCCCGCATCACAGGCTTCTCATAGCAAGACTTCCAAGCTATTAGACTGAATTTCAACCTGGAGGAATCTTCGACACTATGTCCATTCGTCTTTATGTAGGCAATTTGCCCAAAGAGCTAGAGCGGCAGGAATTAGCTGCCCTGTTTGCGGAATTTGATGAAACCTTGACCACCAAAATCATCACCGACCGCAAAACGGGGAAGTGCCGTGGCTTTGGGTTTGTCACGGTGAAAAGCGAAGAGCAGGCAGACCAGGTCATCGAAAAGTTTGACGGTTTTCTGTTTAAGGAAACCCCGCTGAAAATCGAACGCGCCCAGCCCCGCGAAAAGGGCAGTGAGGAAGGCGATGAGGCCGCTCCCGCCGCAAGCAACAGCAACCGCAAGAAGAACAACAGCAAGGCTAAGAAGGCGGCCGCAACGACCGAGCCAGAATCCGTACAGCCCGATCCTCGCTGGGCGCAGGAACTAGAGAAACTGAAGGAACTGCTGTCTACTCAAACGGCAAATTCATAGTTTTGCTGGCTGCGTTCGGCGGCCAGGTTCCTTAATCTGGACAAGGGCGATCGCACTCCGATCGTCCTTTTTGTTGCCACTGGTTACCACTGTTGGTTGCCGTTGGCTGCTACAAACTTTAGGATGTAAGGCAAATCCACTTTTCAGGCTGTTGTTGGGAGAAAGATTTCATGGCAGAGCGGCGACTGGCAAGACGACTGCGATGGGTCATGGCGGGGCTGGCAACGTCGCTGCTGGGCACCCCGGCGATCGCCTACATTGCCTCTATGACCTCGATGGAAGCAGGCGGCATCGATGCGCGGCGGGTGCAGTCCGAACCCTACAACCTCATGGGCCGCAAAATCGCTATTGGTCAGGTAGAAATCGGTCGCCCAGCCCTGTTTGGCCTCGATAAAACCGCTGCCAATAACTTTGCGGTGCGGGTGCGCCAGGTGTTCTTTCGGGATGGGGTAGCTCGTCCCAACGATACCGTTGACCCCCACGCGGCCAGCGTCGCCAGCGTCATGGTGAGCAACGACAAGCTGGTGCAGGGCGTTGCGCCAGAGGCAAAGCTATACGCAGCCGCTGCGGGCTTCGAGCGGCGGGGCGGCCAGCCGCAGGAATGCCTCGCCTCCCAAACCGTGGCGCTGCAAAACGGCGATGACGTGCGGGCAATTAATTTCAGCTTCGGCGAGTCGCTGGCGCAGGACCCACGCCCCAATGCGCGGCTCGATGGCAACGCCCTGTTGACCCAGTGCATCGACTGGTCGGCCAATCAGCATAATGTGCTGTATGTGATCGCGGGCAACCAAGGCGAAGGCGGCATCCCCATCCCCACCGACAACTTCAACGGCATGATCGTGTCTAACTCGATCGCCGTCAATGGCGTGTATCGAAAGGTCAGCTTTTTTGACCTGGGGAGCGAGCCGCCGCCTATCTATGGCAGGGCCCGCGAACCGGAGACCAATGTCGGCCCGCGCCGCTCGGTCAGCCTGATGGCTCCTGGCACCAATATTCAAACCATCAACCCCGACGGCAGCCTCAGCAACCCTGCAACCGGAACCAGTTTCGCTGCCCCGCATGTTACGGCGATGGTGGCGCTGTTGCAGGAATATGGCGATCGCCAAATCCGCGAACAGCAGCCCAACTGGAGCCTGGATGCCCGCCGCCACGAGGTCATGAAAGCAGTAATGATGAACGCGGCAGATAAGATTCAAGACCGGGGCGACGGCCTGATGCTGGGCATGACCCGCACCGCCGTCAACAAGCAAAACCGCGACTGGCTCAGTTCCGATGCCTATACAGACGAAGCCAAACCCCTGGATGCCGACATGGGCACGGGGCATCTGCACGCCTATCGGTCGCTAATCCAGTTCGGTTCGGGTCAGTTTTCGCCCGATGCCCCTGTGCCGCCTGTTGGCTGGGATTATCGCACCGTTGGCACTGGACGAGACGCGCCCGCCTATCGAGACTATGTGCTGGAGCGGCCGCTGGTAGCAGGCAGCCACGTCGCCATCACTCTTGCCTGGAACCGCGTGGTGGAACTGAAGGACACCAACCGCAACGGGCTGTACGATATTGGCGAAACCTTTGAAGACAAGGGGCTGAATAACCTGGACGTGTATCTAATGCGGGCGGAGGATGAGCGGGAGGGCGATCGCATCTGGTCTTCCGTCAGCGCCGTAGACAGCGTGGAGCATATCTTCCACCCTGTTCCCGCAACGGGGCGCTACAAGATTCGCGTCGTGTACCGCGATCGCGTCAACACGCCCACCCAAGCCTACGCCCTGGCCTGGTGGACGGCTCCGGCAGAGTAGCGCTCGTCAAATCCCTAGTTTCTTCGACGCATCGGGAGCTTAAACTACAACTACTCCTGCAAGCACTCCTACAACCGCTATTCGCTATCGCTATTTGTACCGCTATTGGATAAAGGACCAGATGCAGGTCTCCACACTCGTCAGCCCCTATTGGTTAACGAGTTTACTACAACCCCTATTGGATAAAGTGCCAGATGCAGGGGTAGCGATAGGGGCGCTCCAGGTTGGTGGCAGCGTTCACCATTGCAATAATGGGCATGATTGTGCTGACAATTACCAATCCAATTAGCAGCGGAATGCCAATCAGCACGAAGCACAGCACCAGGAAAATCACGCCCCAGATCAGCACCGTCAGGTAAAAGTTGATGGCTTCTTTGGCATTGCCCTGCACGATGGGATCATCCGAAATCAGCAGCAAGACGATGGGCACTGCAACTGATACCAGCGAATAGCAAATCAACTGCGACCCGTGGCAGAGAACTGAATAGAGCTTGCGCTGTTCGAGGTCAGTCATGGGTATGAGGAGTTGAGTTAAGAATGTGAGGAGTTGAGTTAAGAATATGAGCCGGGAGTATGACTCAGGATTACGAGCCGGGAGTATGACTCAGGATTATGCGTCAGGAGTGTGAGTCAGGAATACTAGTGTCTTCACCAGACGGGGCGGCTTTTCCGGCGATCGCCCACGATTCGGGCTGGCTTGCTACGATAAAGGTTGCTTCCTGTATATGCTCTACTTGCTCTGAGTCTTTTCTGGCATGACCACCGACCTCCAAGCTGAAATTGCGACTGCGGTTGACCAACGGCGCAACTTTGCAATTATTTCCCACCCCGACGCGGGTAAAACCACGCTCACCGAAAAGCTGCTGCTGTATGGAGGCGCGATTCACGAAGCAGGTGCAGTCAAGGCCAAGCGGGCGCAGCGCCACGCCACCTCAGACTGGATGGAAATGGAGCAGCAGCGGGGCATCTCCATCACCTCCACGGTGCTGCAATTTGACTACAGCGGCTACACGATCAACCTGCTGGATACGCCCGGACACCAGGACTTTAGCGAAGACACCTACCGCACCCTGGCCGCCGCCGACAATGCGGTAATGCTGGAGGACGCTGCCAAGGGTCTGGAACCACAAACCCGCAAGCTGTTTGAAGTGTGCCGGATGCGGGGCATTCCCATCTTCACCTTTTTCAATAAGCTGGATCGGCCGGGGCGCGAGCCGCTGGAGCTAATGGACGAAATTGAGCAGGAGTTGGGGCTGCAAACCTATGCAGTGAACTGGCCCATCGGCATGGGCGATCGCTTCAAAGGGGTTTACGATCGCCGCAAACAGCAAATTCACCTGTTTGAGCGCACGGCCCACGGCAGCCGCGAGGCCAAAGATACTGTGGTGGATCTGGGCGATCCGCGCATCGAAGATCTGCTCGAAAAAGACCTGTATTACCAGTTCAAAGAAGAACTAGAACTGCTGGAGGCAGCGGGCACAGAGTTTGACCTGGCGCAGGTTCATGCGGGCAAGCTAACGCCTGTCTTTTTTGGCAGCGCCATGACCAACTTTGGTGTGGAGCTATTTTTGGAATCCTTCCTGGACTACGCGCTGAAGCCCGGTTCTCGCCGCAGCACCCAGGGCGACATCGACCCGACCTATCCCGAATTTTCTGGGTTTGTGTTCAAGCTGCAAGCCAACATGGACCCCAAGCACCGCGATCGCATCGCGTTTATCCGGGTCTGCTCCGGCAAGTTTGAAAAAGACATGGTGGTGAACCACGCCCGCACGGGCAAGACGGTGCGCCTGTCTCATCCGCAAAAACTGTTTGGGCAGGGGCGGCAGTCCCTCGATGAAGCCTATCCCGGCGACGTGATTGGTCTGAACAATCCGGGTATGTTTGCCATTGGCGACACGATTTACAACGGCAAAAAGCTGGAATACGAGGGCATTCCCTCCTTTTCGCCAGAACTGTTTGCCTATTTGCGAAACCCCAACCCCAGCAAGTTCAAGCAGTTTCAAAAGGGTGTCAACGAGCTGCGGGAAGAGGGCGCGGTGCAGATTATGTATTCCACGGACGAGTCGAAGCGGGAGCCGATTCTCGCCGCCGTGGGGCAACTCCAGTTTGAAGTGGTGCAGTTCCGCTTGCGAAATGAATACAACGTGGACAGCCTGCTCGATCCGCTGCCCTACAGCGTGGCCCGCTGGGTGGGTGGTGGCTGGGCAGCGCTGGAAAAGGCAGGTCGCCTGTTCAACACGGTGACGGTGAAGGATAGCTGGGGTCGTCCGGTGCTGCTGTTCAAAAACGAGTGGAACTGCCAACAGGTGGAAGGGGAGCATCCAGAACTGGATCTGCGGGCGATCGCCCCGGTTGCGTCGGGTCAGGAACCCGCAGCAGTGTGATTCAGGAACCCGCAGCGGTGTGATTTTAGCCTAATAACCGCGCGATCGCGTGTAATTTCCGTATTTTCTGGGAAGCCTAGAGGCAAGCTGCATTTTTCCAAGTTGCACTTTTCTCTGGGCCGGTTTGCGAATAGCCCCTATGCTTGGGTTAGGGACTGTGTAACTTTCTCTAACGCACGACTAGCGCAGCATTTTAACGAGCCTTAGCGCTTGACTCAGCCTTTGGGCTAGATGATCCTTTGAGCCACGCCAGCGAGGAGCGGATATGAGCGAGCGGTCAAAATTGCCTGTATCGTCCGGGTCCACGGGCGCGGCGGCGCGGGCGCTGCTGGATGCGGGGTTGGCAGCGCTGAAGCGGCAGGAATATGGCACGGCAATCGCCCATCTGGAGAGCCTGTTTCGCACGCCCGCCGAGCGCTCGGTGCAGCTTAAGGCGCGAATGGGGCTGGTGATGGCCTACGAAAAATCGGGCAATGTGCAGGAGGCGATCGCCCTCTGTCAAACCCTCAGCAACAGTTCCCATGTGCAGACCCGCCGCTGGGCCGCCAAAGCCCTGGCAGAGATTGCCCAGCGCCATCCAGAAGCCGCTGAACCTGCCGCTGCTTCGGCACAGTCTCTAGAAGCTCCTCCGGCTGCTGCCCGACCCGCGTCAGAAGATGACCTCGCGGCGGGGTTGACTCACGCTCCCGGCAGTCGCTCTCCCAGCCGCCCGTTGCGATCGCCCAGCCATCCCCCCGCTGCGTCGGCAAGCTCCCTGCCCAACGACACGGCGATCGCCCCCGTTCAAACAACGCCCATTGACTGGCGGCTGGCCGGCCGCGCCCAAAAGTGGTCGCCGCTGCCGATGGTGGATCGGGCGGGTCTTTGGGCGCTGGGCCTGGGAACGGCGATGGCCCTGTTCGCCTTGCTGCGGGGGCTACTGCTGGCGACGTTTTGGCTATTTAACCACACGATCGCCCGCATCACATTTCCGGTTGACCTTCGGTATTACAGCATTTACCGCGATCCGGCGGCGCTAGTGCTGCTCGGTCTGTTGGGTCTGGCGATCGCCCTACCCTGGCTGATGACGCTGTTGCTGCGTCGAGCCTACCAGATGCAGCCGCTGGCAGTAGATACCCTGGAACAAGCCAGCCCCGAAGCCGCCCGCGTGCTAAAGCGAATCTTTGGCCAACAGCAGCGCCCCTTGCCCAAGCTGGAACTATTGCCCACAGACGCGCCGCTGCTGCTGACCTATGGATCGCTGCCTCGCCTGTCGCATTTGGTTCTCAGTCGTGGGCTGTTGGCGCAGCTTCGGGATGACGAGATTGCGGCGCTGGTGGCCGGGGAAATCGGGCATTTGCAGCACTGGACCGCAGGCGTGATGTCGCTGGTAACGTTGGTGGGGCTGCTGCCCTATCTGCTGTATCGGGTGCTGGGGCAGTGGGGCGATTCCCAGCGCAATGCCGGGCTACGCGCTCTGGCGATGGACGGTTCCCTGTTGGGCTACGGCCTTTTTTGGCTATGTCGGGCCGTGGGGCTGTGGTTTTCGCGGCGGCGACTGTTCTACAGCGATCGCACCTCCTCTAACCTGACGGGCAACCCCAACGCCCTCAGCCGCGCCCTGCTGAAATGTAGCCTGGGCCTGTCGCAGGCCGTGGCCCAGCAGCGCCAGACTAGCCCACTGCTAGAGAGCCTGGAACTGCTCATGCCCGTTGGGATCAAAACGTCACTCACGCTGGGCAGCCTCTACGCCCAGCACCCCAGCCCCGACCTGCTCCAGTGGGATTGCCAAAATCCCTACCGCCACTGGCTCTCGGTCAGCAATGCCCATCCCCCCTTGGGCGATCGCCTCCAGCACCTCAGCCGCTATGCCCAGCACTGGCGCTTGTTCCCCGAACTCGACCTGCCGCCCGCTGCCCCGCCTCGTCTGTCCTGGAAGGAACGTCGTCCTTTGCTGCTGCAAGCCTCGCCATACCTGGGGCTGGGCATTGGGCTGGCGATCGCGCTCTTCCTCTGGCTGGTCGGCGGAGTCGCCACTCAGTTCAACTGGCGCGGGCTGACCTGGATGTGGGGCGATCGCACGCTGCTGATGGGCTGCGGGCTGCTGGGCTTTAGCTTTGGCACGTTTGTCCGCATCAATTCCTTCTTCCGCGACATTCCCCGCACGGCTCCCACCGACCTGTCTCTGGTAGAACTGATGCAGCCCCCCGCTCCAATTCCCTTACCCGGACAACCGCTGCGCCTGCGGGGAACGCTGCTGGGTCAGCGCGGCATCTGCGCCCTGCCCAGCCAGGACTTGCTGCTCCAGTGCGAAACGGGGCTAATCCGGCTGCACCACACACACCGCTTCGGCCCGCTGGGCAGCCTCCTCGCACCCGGTCGTCACCCCAGCGGCTTGATCGGCCGCCCCGTCACGGTTACAGGCTGGTTTCGCCGGGGCGCAACACCCTGGATCGATGTAGAAACGATTCAAACGACGCAGGGCGCAGTTTGCCGCAGCGAGCACCCCCTCTGGTCTACGCTCGTGGCGATCGCCGCTGCGCTCTGGGGCTTCCATGTCATCCTGACGGGCTTTTAGGATTTTGGGTTTTAGATTTTGGGTTTTAGATTTTGGGTTTTGGGTTTGCGATTTTAGAGCGCCTGTCTAGTGTCTGTGAGCTGCCAGGAATTTCATTGGTGGCGCTGTGTAAGAATGTCGGTTTTACCGCAGGGCATGGTCTAGAAGAGATCTACCCATAGTCACAGATTCGGCGCTTTTTTGAGCCGCTGTTCAACCTGTTGTGAAACTGTGAAACTATTGTGAATGCTACATCGCAGAACGAGTGCCCTTATTCTGCACTGCCGGATTCTGCCTTGACCAGCGGGGCGGGGGCGATCGCCACTGGAGGCACGCGGGAACCAGGCACACCGCTGGCGGCCAGCAGTTCGGCCACCGTGGCGCAGCGCATGGGCAGCCCATAGGTGCTGGGGTTGACGAAGTGCTGATAGGTGAAGTGGCGATAGCCTAGACAGAAGCGATCCCAGGCGGCCATCTGGATGCGGAAGAGGACAATGAGGAGATCGATCAGCCGACGAGTCAGCGGAATGCGGAAATAGATGCGCTTACCCAGGTAGGCGCTCATGTCGGCGATCGCCCGGTTCACCGTGATTGGTTCACTGCCCAGCACCAGTTCGCGCCAATTCGCGAAGCAATCCGTCCCAGAATCGCCCAGTTCTGGCGGGTGTTCTACGAGATGGGCGACAACTTGGGCAATATCCTGTGCGTGGATAAAGTGAAAACTGCCGTCGAGCTTGAGGAAGCGCAGCAGCCCGATCCATTTTGTGACCTCGGTAATGCCGCCTGAGAGGTGCGAGTAGGGCTTGGTGTCATCGCCACCAAAGACCAGTGTGGGGAAAACGGTGGTAATTTGGGGGGCGATCGCCAGCTTAGATAGCCGCTGATGGCAGGCGTATTTGGCGCGGATATAGTCGGTGCCGATTTCGCCCGCCTGCTTGAGCGGCTTGCCCTCGCGATCCAAAATGCTGGCAGTGGAAAAATAGATGACCTGTTCACACACATCCGGGTCAAGCAGGTTCATCAGCCGGACGGTTTTAATCACGTTTACGTCAAACACGTCCTGTGCCCCGCCCCATACGGCAGCGGTGAGGATTGCTACATTAATGGTTTTAAGCAGCTTATTTTGCTGCTCGATCTGGCGCATATCGCCTACGATGAGGTGGATTCCCGGCCGCGTGTCTACACTCAGCCGAAACTTCTGCGGGTTTCGCACCAGTAGAAACAGTTCGTGCTGCGTCTGATGAATCAGCGCGTCAGCAATGTAGTGCCCAACGCAGCCGCTTGCGCCCGTAAGGAGGATTCGCTTCGGAG
The Thermoleptolyngbya sichuanensis A183 DNA segment above includes these coding regions:
- the prfC gene encoding peptide chain release factor 3; translated protein: MTTDLQAEIATAVDQRRNFAIISHPDAGKTTLTEKLLLYGGAIHEAGAVKAKRAQRHATSDWMEMEQQRGISITSTVLQFDYSGYTINLLDTPGHQDFSEDTYRTLAAADNAVMLEDAAKGLEPQTRKLFEVCRMRGIPIFTFFNKLDRPGREPLELMDEIEQELGLQTYAVNWPIGMGDRFKGVYDRRKQQIHLFERTAHGSREAKDTVVDLGDPRIEDLLEKDLYYQFKEELELLEAAGTEFDLAQVHAGKLTPVFFGSAMTNFGVELFLESFLDYALKPGSRRSTQGDIDPTYPEFSGFVFKLQANMDPKHRDRIAFIRVCSGKFEKDMVVNHARTGKTVRLSHPQKLFGQGRQSLDEAYPGDVIGLNNPGMFAIGDTIYNGKKLEYEGIPSFSPELFAYLRNPNPSKFKQFQKGVNELREEGAVQIMYSTDESKREPILAAVGQLQFEVVQFRLRNEYNVDSLLDPLPYSVARWVGGGWAALEKAGRLFNTVTVKDSWGRPVLLFKNEWNCQQVEGEHPELDLRAIAPVASGQEPAAV
- a CDS encoding NAD-dependent epimerase/dehydratase family protein; the encoded protein is MTPKRILLTGASGCVGHYIADALIHQTQHELFLLVRNPQKFRLSVDTRPGIHLIVGDMRQIEQQNKLLKTINVAILTAAVWGGAQDVFDVNVIKTVRLMNLLDPDVCEQVIYFSTASILDREGKPLKQAGEIGTDYIRAKYACHQRLSKLAIAPQITTVFPTLVFGGDDTKPYSHLSGGITEVTKWIGLLRFLKLDGSFHFIHAQDIAQVVAHLVEHPPELGDSGTDCFANWRELVLGSEPITVNRAIADMSAYLGKRIYFRIPLTRRLIDLLIVLFRIQMAAWDRFCLGYRHFTYQHFVNPSTYGLPMRCATVAELLAASGVPGSRVPPVAIAPAPLVKAESGSAE
- a CDS encoding M48 family metalloprotease, which gives rise to MSERSKLPVSSGSTGAAARALLDAGLAALKRQEYGTAIAHLESLFRTPAERSVQLKARMGLVMAYEKSGNVQEAIALCQTLSNSSHVQTRRWAAKALAEIAQRHPEAAEPAAASAQSLEAPPAAARPASEDDLAAGLTHAPGSRSPSRPLRSPSHPPAASASSLPNDTAIAPVQTTPIDWRLAGRAQKWSPLPMVDRAGLWALGLGTAMALFALLRGLLLATFWLFNHTIARITFPVDLRYYSIYRDPAALVLLGLLGLAIALPWLMTLLLRRAYQMQPLAVDTLEQASPEAARVLKRIFGQQQRPLPKLELLPTDAPLLLTYGSLPRLSHLVLSRGLLAQLRDDEIAALVAGEIGHLQHWTAGVMSLVTLVGLLPYLLYRVLGQWGDSQRNAGLRALAMDGSLLGYGLFWLCRAVGLWFSRRRLFYSDRTSSNLTGNPNALSRALLKCSLGLSQAVAQQRQTSPLLESLELLMPVGIKTSLTLGSLYAQHPSPDLLQWDCQNPYRHWLSVSNAHPPLGDRLQHLSRYAQHWRLFPELDLPPAAPPRLSWKERRPLLLQASPYLGLGIGLAIALFLWLVGGVATQFNWRGLTWMWGDRTLLMGCGLLGFSFGTFVRINSFFRDIPRTAPTDLSLVELMQPPAPIPLPGQPLRLRGTLLGQRGICALPSQDLLLQCETGLIRLHHTHRFGPLGSLLAPGRHPSGLIGRPVTVTGWFRRGATPWIDVETIQTTQGAVCRSEHPLWSTLVAIAAALWGFHVILTGF